The following coding sequences lie in one Arachis ipaensis cultivar K30076 chromosome B05, Araip1.1, whole genome shotgun sequence genomic window:
- the LOC107641332 gene encoding WD repeat-containing protein 36 isoform X1 produces MGIFEPFRAIGCITSGVPVSVQRLGTETFVTVSVGKAFQIFNCAKLNLLDQSFSPSCIMHPDTYLNKVLVGSEQGPMQLWNISTKKKIFEFKGWDSPITCCVSSPALDVVAVGCADGSVHVHNIRYDEELVTFTHSTRGSVTALSFCTDGQPLLASGGSSGVISVWNLEKKRLQSVVREAHDSVITSLHFFANEPVLMSSSADNSIKMWIFDTTDGDPRLLRFRSGHSAPPLCIKFYANGRHILSAGQDRAFRLFSVVQDQQSRELSQHNVSRRAKKLKVKEEEIKLKPVIAFDCAEIRERDWCNVVTCHMDTAQAYVWRLQNFVLGEHILNPCPENPTPVKACAISACGNFAILGTAGGWIERFNLQSGLPRGAYIDMSESLRCAHDSEVVGVACDSTNTLMISAGYQGDIKVWDFKERELKSRWEIGSSVVKIVYHRYNGLLATVANDLAIRLFDVVALRLVRKFDGHTDRITDLCFSEDGKWLLSSSMDGSLRIWDVILARQIDAIQVNVPITALSLSPNMDILATAHVDQNGVYLWVNQTMFSSTSTVDSYASGKEVVSVKLPSISSTEHSQVEQLDEVVNASQPKDAPHVPSQVNQIPDLVTLSLLPKSQWQSLINLDIIKIRNKPIEPPKKPEKAPFFLPSVPSLSGEILFEPGKLSVEERDGKQMKKTRLDSTSSCFLHLLQSSNVSDNYGAFTDYIKGLSPSTLDMELRMLQIIDDNDDEQGENRPELVSIKQLMDYFIHELSCRNNFEFLQAVIRLFLKIHGETIRQHSHLQEKARKLLDIQCNVWQRVDKMFQSVRCVVGFLSNSHI; encoded by the exons atgggAATATTCGAACCTTTTAGAGCCATTGGATGCATAACAAGCGGTGTCCCTGTTTCAGTTCAGAGACTCGGCACCGAAACTTTCGTCACTGTCAGCGTTGGAAAGGCCTTTCAGATTTTCAAC TGTGCGAAGCTCAATTTGCTTGATCAGAGTTTTAGCCCCAGCTGTATAATGCATCCTGATACTTACCTAAATAAG GTTCTCGTTGGGAGCGAGCAAGGTCCTATGCAGCTTTGGAACATTAGCACAAAGAAAAAGATATTTGAGTTTAAGGGATGGGATTCACCGATCACCTGCTGTGTTTCCTCCCCTGCTCTAGATGTCGTTGCAGTTGGGTGTGCAGATGGAAGCGTTCATGTTCATAACATTCGTTATGATGAAGAATTGGTTACATTTACACATTCTACACGAGGTTCTGTCACTGCCTTATCTTTCTGCACTG ATGGGCAACCCCTTCTAGCCTCTGGAGGTTCATCAGGTGTCATAAGCGTATGGAATCTGGAAAAGAAAAGGCTCCAGTCAGTTGTAAGAGAGGCTCATGATAGTGTGATCACATCACTACATTTTTTTGCAAATGAGCCAGTGCTTATGAGTTCTTCAGCAGATAATTCTATTAAG ATGTGGATTTTCGATACGACTGATGGTGACCCTCGTCTTTTGCGCTTTCGAAGCGGCCATAGTGCTCCTCCCCTTTGCATAAA GTTTTATGCAAATGGAAGACATATTCTCTCTGCTGGTCAGGATCGTGCATTTCGGCTTTTCTCTGTAGTTCAG GATCAACAAAGTAGAGAGCTTTCTCAGCACAATGTTTCTAGACGAGCCAAGAAACTTAAAGTAAAG GAAGAAGAAATAAAGTTGAAGCCCGTGATTGCATTTGATTGTG CTGAAATTCGAGAACGTGATTGGTGCAACGTAGTTACTTGTCATATGGATACTGCTCAGGCATATGTGTGGAGACTTCAAAATTTTGTTCTTGGTGAACATATATTGAATCCCTGCCCAGAAAATCCAACACCTGTAAAG GCTTGCGCCATCAGTGCATGTGGCAATTTCGCCATCCTAGGGACAGCAGGTGGTTGGATTGAAAGGTTTAACCTACAATCTGGACTACCTCGGGGTGCTTACATTGACATGTCAGAATCACTAAGGTGTGCTCATGACAGTGAAGTGGTTGGAGTCGCATGTGACTCAACTAACACTCTCATGATAAGTGCAGGATATCAAGGAGATATAAAG GTTTGGGATTTCAAAGAACGTGAACTTAAATCCAGATGGGAGATTGGTTCTTCTGTTGTTAAGATTGTTTATCATCGTTATAACG GTCTCCTGGCTACGGTAGCAAATGATTTAGCAATCAGATTGTTTGATGTTGTGGCTCTTAGATTAGTTCGCAAGTTTGATGGTCACACTGATCGCATTACAGACTTGTGCTTCAGTGAGGATGGGAAGTGGCTTTTGTCATCTAGTATGGATGGAAGTCTTAGAATTTGGGATGTGATCTTAGCAAGACAGATAGATGCAATTCAAGTTAATGTGCCTATTACAGCATTATCTCTTTCCCCAAACATGGATATATTAGCAACTGCTCATGTTGATCAAAATGGGGTATACCTGTG GGTAAACCAAACAATGTTCTCTAGTACTTCAACTGTTGATTCATATGCAAGTGGGAAAGAGGTGGTGAGTGTCAAGTTGCCATCTATATCTTCCACAGAACATTCTCAAGTTGAGCAGTTGGATGAGGTGGTGAATGCTTCTCAACCTAAAGATGCTCCACATGTTCCAAGTCAAGTTAATCAAATACCTGATTTGGTCACACTCTCACTGCTGCCAAAGAGCCAGTGGCAAAGCTTGATTAATTTAGACATTATAAAG ATACGCAATAAACCTATTGAGCCTCCAAAGAAACCCGAAAAAGCCCCATTTTTCTTGCCTTCAGTTCCATCCCTATCTGGAGAAATATTGTTTGAGCCTGGTAAGTTATCAGTTGAAGAGAGGGATGGTAAACAAATGAAAAAGACAAGATTAGATTCGACGTCATCCTGTTTTCTGCATCTTCTTCAATCCTCAAACGTTTCAGATAACT ATGGCGCATTCACTGATTATATCAAAGGATTATCTCCGTCAACTCTGGATATGGAACTTCGAATGCTTCAGATAATTGACGACAATGATGATGAACAAGGTGAGAATAGACCGGAGTTAGTATCGATTAAACAGCTTATGGATTATTTCATCCATGAGCTCTCCTGCAGAAATAATTTCGAGTTCCTACAAGCTGTCATCAGGTTATTTTTGAAG ATACATGGTGAGACGATTCGGCAGCATTCACACTTACAAGAAAAGGCTCGGAAGCTTCTTGATATTCAGTGCAATGTGTGGCAGAGGGTAGATAAAATGTTTCAAAGTGTAAGATGCGTGGTTGGCTTTCTTAGTAATTCCCATATTTAG
- the LOC107641332 gene encoding WD repeat-containing protein 36 isoform X2: MGIFEPFRAIGCITSGVPVSVQRLGTETFVTVSVGKAFQIFNCAKLNLLDQSFSPSCIMHPDTYLNKVLVGSEQGPMQLWNISTKKKIFEFKGWDSPITCCVSSPALDVVAVGCADGSVHVHNIRYDEELVTFTHSTRGSVTALSFCTDGQPLLASGGSSGVISVWNLEKKRLQSVVREAHDSVITSLHFFANEPVLMSSSADNSIKMWIFDTTDGDPRLLRFRSGHSAPPLCIKFYANGRHILSAGQDRAFRLFSVVQDQQSRELSQHNVSRRAKKLKVKEEEIKLKPVIAFDCAEIRERDWCNVVTCHMDTAQAYVWRLQNFVLGEHILNPCPENPTPVKACAISACGNFAILGTAGGWIERFNLQSGLPRGAYIDMSESLRCAHDSEVVGVACDSTNTLMISAGYQGDIKVWDFKERELKSRWEIGSSVVKIVYHRYNDLCFSEDGKWLLSSSMDGSLRIWDVILARQIDAIQVNVPITALSLSPNMDILATAHVDQNGVYLWVNQTMFSSTSTVDSYASGKEVVSVKLPSISSTEHSQVEQLDEVVNASQPKDAPHVPSQVNQIPDLVTLSLLPKSQWQSLINLDIIKIRNKPIEPPKKPEKAPFFLPSVPSLSGEILFEPGKLSVEERDGKQMKKTRLDSTSSCFLHLLQSSNVSDNYGAFTDYIKGLSPSTLDMELRMLQIIDDNDDEQGENRPELVSIKQLMDYFIHELSCRNNFEFLQAVIRLFLKIHGETIRQHSHLQEKARKLLDIQCNVWQRVDKMFQSVRCVVGFLSNSHI, encoded by the exons atgggAATATTCGAACCTTTTAGAGCCATTGGATGCATAACAAGCGGTGTCCCTGTTTCAGTTCAGAGACTCGGCACCGAAACTTTCGTCACTGTCAGCGTTGGAAAGGCCTTTCAGATTTTCAAC TGTGCGAAGCTCAATTTGCTTGATCAGAGTTTTAGCCCCAGCTGTATAATGCATCCTGATACTTACCTAAATAAG GTTCTCGTTGGGAGCGAGCAAGGTCCTATGCAGCTTTGGAACATTAGCACAAAGAAAAAGATATTTGAGTTTAAGGGATGGGATTCACCGATCACCTGCTGTGTTTCCTCCCCTGCTCTAGATGTCGTTGCAGTTGGGTGTGCAGATGGAAGCGTTCATGTTCATAACATTCGTTATGATGAAGAATTGGTTACATTTACACATTCTACACGAGGTTCTGTCACTGCCTTATCTTTCTGCACTG ATGGGCAACCCCTTCTAGCCTCTGGAGGTTCATCAGGTGTCATAAGCGTATGGAATCTGGAAAAGAAAAGGCTCCAGTCAGTTGTAAGAGAGGCTCATGATAGTGTGATCACATCACTACATTTTTTTGCAAATGAGCCAGTGCTTATGAGTTCTTCAGCAGATAATTCTATTAAG ATGTGGATTTTCGATACGACTGATGGTGACCCTCGTCTTTTGCGCTTTCGAAGCGGCCATAGTGCTCCTCCCCTTTGCATAAA GTTTTATGCAAATGGAAGACATATTCTCTCTGCTGGTCAGGATCGTGCATTTCGGCTTTTCTCTGTAGTTCAG GATCAACAAAGTAGAGAGCTTTCTCAGCACAATGTTTCTAGACGAGCCAAGAAACTTAAAGTAAAG GAAGAAGAAATAAAGTTGAAGCCCGTGATTGCATTTGATTGTG CTGAAATTCGAGAACGTGATTGGTGCAACGTAGTTACTTGTCATATGGATACTGCTCAGGCATATGTGTGGAGACTTCAAAATTTTGTTCTTGGTGAACATATATTGAATCCCTGCCCAGAAAATCCAACACCTGTAAAG GCTTGCGCCATCAGTGCATGTGGCAATTTCGCCATCCTAGGGACAGCAGGTGGTTGGATTGAAAGGTTTAACCTACAATCTGGACTACCTCGGGGTGCTTACATTGACATGTCAGAATCACTAAGGTGTGCTCATGACAGTGAAGTGGTTGGAGTCGCATGTGACTCAACTAACACTCTCATGATAAGTGCAGGATATCAAGGAGATATAAAG GTTTGGGATTTCAAAGAACGTGAACTTAAATCCAGATGGGAGATTGGTTCTTCTGTTGTTAAGATTGTTTATCATCGTTATAACG ACTTGTGCTTCAGTGAGGATGGGAAGTGGCTTTTGTCATCTAGTATGGATGGAAGTCTTAGAATTTGGGATGTGATCTTAGCAAGACAGATAGATGCAATTCAAGTTAATGTGCCTATTACAGCATTATCTCTTTCCCCAAACATGGATATATTAGCAACTGCTCATGTTGATCAAAATGGGGTATACCTGTG GGTAAACCAAACAATGTTCTCTAGTACTTCAACTGTTGATTCATATGCAAGTGGGAAAGAGGTGGTGAGTGTCAAGTTGCCATCTATATCTTCCACAGAACATTCTCAAGTTGAGCAGTTGGATGAGGTGGTGAATGCTTCTCAACCTAAAGATGCTCCACATGTTCCAAGTCAAGTTAATCAAATACCTGATTTGGTCACACTCTCACTGCTGCCAAAGAGCCAGTGGCAAAGCTTGATTAATTTAGACATTATAAAG ATACGCAATAAACCTATTGAGCCTCCAAAGAAACCCGAAAAAGCCCCATTTTTCTTGCCTTCAGTTCCATCCCTATCTGGAGAAATATTGTTTGAGCCTGGTAAGTTATCAGTTGAAGAGAGGGATGGTAAACAAATGAAAAAGACAAGATTAGATTCGACGTCATCCTGTTTTCTGCATCTTCTTCAATCCTCAAACGTTTCAGATAACT ATGGCGCATTCACTGATTATATCAAAGGATTATCTCCGTCAACTCTGGATATGGAACTTCGAATGCTTCAGATAATTGACGACAATGATGATGAACAAGGTGAGAATAGACCGGAGTTAGTATCGATTAAACAGCTTATGGATTATTTCATCCATGAGCTCTCCTGCAGAAATAATTTCGAGTTCCTACAAGCTGTCATCAGGTTATTTTTGAAG ATACATGGTGAGACGATTCGGCAGCATTCACACTTACAAGAAAAGGCTCGGAAGCTTCTTGATATTCAGTGCAATGTGTGGCAGAGGGTAGATAAAATGTTTCAAAGTGTAAGATGCGTGGTTGGCTTTCTTAGTAATTCCCATATTTAG
- the LOC107641332 gene encoding WD repeat-containing protein 36 isoform X3, which produces MQLWNISTKKKIFEFKGWDSPITCCVSSPALDVVAVGCADGSVHVHNIRYDEELVTFTHSTRGSVTALSFCTDGQPLLASGGSSGVISVWNLEKKRLQSVVREAHDSVITSLHFFANEPVLMSSSADNSIKMWIFDTTDGDPRLLRFRSGHSAPPLCIKFYANGRHILSAGQDRAFRLFSVVQDQQSRELSQHNVSRRAKKLKVKEEEIKLKPVIAFDCAEIRERDWCNVVTCHMDTAQAYVWRLQNFVLGEHILNPCPENPTPVKACAISACGNFAILGTAGGWIERFNLQSGLPRGAYIDMSESLRCAHDSEVVGVACDSTNTLMISAGYQGDIKVWDFKERELKSRWEIGSSVVKIVYHRYNGLLATVANDLAIRLFDVVALRLVRKFDGHTDRITDLCFSEDGKWLLSSSMDGSLRIWDVILARQIDAIQVNVPITALSLSPNMDILATAHVDQNGVYLWVNQTMFSSTSTVDSYASGKEVVSVKLPSISSTEHSQVEQLDEVVNASQPKDAPHVPSQVNQIPDLVTLSLLPKSQWQSLINLDIIKIRNKPIEPPKKPEKAPFFLPSVPSLSGEILFEPGKLSVEERDGKQMKKTRLDSTSSCFLHLLQSSNVSDNYGAFTDYIKGLSPSTLDMELRMLQIIDDNDDEQGENRPELVSIKQLMDYFIHELSCRNNFEFLQAVIRLFLKIHGETIRQHSHLQEKARKLLDIQCNVWQRVDKMFQSVRCVVGFLSNSHI; this is translated from the exons ATGCAGCTTTGGAACATTAGCACAAAGAAAAAGATATTTGAGTTTAAGGGATGGGATTCACCGATCACCTGCTGTGTTTCCTCCCCTGCTCTAGATGTCGTTGCAGTTGGGTGTGCAGATGGAAGCGTTCATGTTCATAACATTCGTTATGATGAAGAATTGGTTACATTTACACATTCTACACGAGGTTCTGTCACTGCCTTATCTTTCTGCACTG ATGGGCAACCCCTTCTAGCCTCTGGAGGTTCATCAGGTGTCATAAGCGTATGGAATCTGGAAAAGAAAAGGCTCCAGTCAGTTGTAAGAGAGGCTCATGATAGTGTGATCACATCACTACATTTTTTTGCAAATGAGCCAGTGCTTATGAGTTCTTCAGCAGATAATTCTATTAAG ATGTGGATTTTCGATACGACTGATGGTGACCCTCGTCTTTTGCGCTTTCGAAGCGGCCATAGTGCTCCTCCCCTTTGCATAAA GTTTTATGCAAATGGAAGACATATTCTCTCTGCTGGTCAGGATCGTGCATTTCGGCTTTTCTCTGTAGTTCAG GATCAACAAAGTAGAGAGCTTTCTCAGCACAATGTTTCTAGACGAGCCAAGAAACTTAAAGTAAAG GAAGAAGAAATAAAGTTGAAGCCCGTGATTGCATTTGATTGTG CTGAAATTCGAGAACGTGATTGGTGCAACGTAGTTACTTGTCATATGGATACTGCTCAGGCATATGTGTGGAGACTTCAAAATTTTGTTCTTGGTGAACATATATTGAATCCCTGCCCAGAAAATCCAACACCTGTAAAG GCTTGCGCCATCAGTGCATGTGGCAATTTCGCCATCCTAGGGACAGCAGGTGGTTGGATTGAAAGGTTTAACCTACAATCTGGACTACCTCGGGGTGCTTACATTGACATGTCAGAATCACTAAGGTGTGCTCATGACAGTGAAGTGGTTGGAGTCGCATGTGACTCAACTAACACTCTCATGATAAGTGCAGGATATCAAGGAGATATAAAG GTTTGGGATTTCAAAGAACGTGAACTTAAATCCAGATGGGAGATTGGTTCTTCTGTTGTTAAGATTGTTTATCATCGTTATAACG GTCTCCTGGCTACGGTAGCAAATGATTTAGCAATCAGATTGTTTGATGTTGTGGCTCTTAGATTAGTTCGCAAGTTTGATGGTCACACTGATCGCATTACAGACTTGTGCTTCAGTGAGGATGGGAAGTGGCTTTTGTCATCTAGTATGGATGGAAGTCTTAGAATTTGGGATGTGATCTTAGCAAGACAGATAGATGCAATTCAAGTTAATGTGCCTATTACAGCATTATCTCTTTCCCCAAACATGGATATATTAGCAACTGCTCATGTTGATCAAAATGGGGTATACCTGTG GGTAAACCAAACAATGTTCTCTAGTACTTCAACTGTTGATTCATATGCAAGTGGGAAAGAGGTGGTGAGTGTCAAGTTGCCATCTATATCTTCCACAGAACATTCTCAAGTTGAGCAGTTGGATGAGGTGGTGAATGCTTCTCAACCTAAAGATGCTCCACATGTTCCAAGTCAAGTTAATCAAATACCTGATTTGGTCACACTCTCACTGCTGCCAAAGAGCCAGTGGCAAAGCTTGATTAATTTAGACATTATAAAG ATACGCAATAAACCTATTGAGCCTCCAAAGAAACCCGAAAAAGCCCCATTTTTCTTGCCTTCAGTTCCATCCCTATCTGGAGAAATATTGTTTGAGCCTGGTAAGTTATCAGTTGAAGAGAGGGATGGTAAACAAATGAAAAAGACAAGATTAGATTCGACGTCATCCTGTTTTCTGCATCTTCTTCAATCCTCAAACGTTTCAGATAACT ATGGCGCATTCACTGATTATATCAAAGGATTATCTCCGTCAACTCTGGATATGGAACTTCGAATGCTTCAGATAATTGACGACAATGATGATGAACAAGGTGAGAATAGACCGGAGTTAGTATCGATTAAACAGCTTATGGATTATTTCATCCATGAGCTCTCCTGCAGAAATAATTTCGAGTTCCTACAAGCTGTCATCAGGTTATTTTTGAAG ATACATGGTGAGACGATTCGGCAGCATTCACACTTACAAGAAAAGGCTCGGAAGCTTCTTGATATTCAGTGCAATGTGTGGCAGAGGGTAGATAAAATGTTTCAAAGTGTAAGATGCGTGGTTGGCTTTCTTAGTAATTCCCATATTTAG